In Acidaminococcales bacterium, the following proteins share a genomic window:
- the queD gene encoding 6-carboxytetrahydropterin synthase QueD, translating into MLLVKEFEFDSAHFLPKYKGKCESLHGHTYKLVVKLKGFPARDGMIMDFAELKNTVAEKVVDRLDHTCLNEILPQPSAENVAVWIWDALADALRRGNCALYELELWETRTSGVVYRGEPL; encoded by the coding sequence ATGTTATTAGTGAAAGAATTTGAGTTTGACAGCGCGCATTTTTTGCCAAAATACAAAGGCAAATGCGAATCCCTGCACGGGCATACCTATAAGCTGGTGGTGAAACTTAAAGGTTTCCCCGCCCGGGACGGCATGATTATGGATTTTGCCGAATTGAAAAATACGGTTGCGGAAAAAGTCGTCGACCGGCTTGACCATACTTGCCTGAACGAGATCTTGCCGCAGCCGTCGGCGGAAAACGTCGCGGTTTGGATCTGGGACGCCCTTGCCGACGCTTTGCGCCGCGGCAATTGCGCCCTGTACGAGCTGGAACTTTGGGAGACAAGGACGAGCGGAGTTGTTTATAGGGGTGAGCCGCTGTGA
- the folE2 gene encoding GTP cyclohydrolase FolE2, whose translation MKDVQGEKDTRKVPLKHVGIRELHWPLRLKDRDRGEQSTVGKLSLAVDLPHDARGTHMSRLVECLRDVDVISSQNIESILDGLKRRLEAERAMMEVEFPYFIYKKAPVSGLCAPLDIYCGYHAEKTDKYLLRLRVDTPVTTLCPCSKEISRFGAHNQRATARIEVEAKGRIWFEEIAEIAAAGGSSQIYSLLKRPDEKAITEEAYENPRFVEDAVREIALRLERHPRVVWYKVTVDSLESIHNHNAFACVEKGWLT comes from the coding sequence GTGAAAGATGTGCAAGGGGAAAAAGACACCCGCAAAGTGCCGCTCAAACATGTCGGCATACGCGAGCTGCATTGGCCATTGAGGCTCAAGGATCGCGACCGCGGCGAACAGAGCACGGTAGGCAAGCTGTCTTTGGCCGTCGACCTGCCGCACGATGCGCGGGGAACGCATATGAGCCGCCTGGTCGAATGTTTGCGGGATGTTGACGTCATATCAAGCCAAAACATCGAATCAATACTGGACGGCTTGAAAAGGCGGCTGGAGGCGGAAAGAGCCATGATGGAAGTGGAATTTCCGTATTTTATCTATAAAAAGGCGCCGGTCAGCGGCCTGTGCGCCCCGCTGGACATTTACTGCGGCTATCACGCGGAAAAGACCGACAAATACCTTCTGAGGCTGCGCGTGGACACGCCGGTTACTACATTGTGCCCGTGCTCCAAAGAAATCAGCCGTTTTGGCGCGCACAATCAACGGGCGACCGCCCGTATCGAAGTGGAAGCCAAAGGGCGCATCTGGTTTGAGGAAATCGCCGAAATTGCCGCCGCCGGCGGCAGCAGCCAGATATATTCATTGTTGAAGCGGCCGGACGAGAAAGCCATTACCGAGGAAGCGTATGAAAATCCGCGTTTCGTCGAGGACGCGGTGCGCGAGATCGCCCTCCGGCTGGAGCGGCACCCGCGCGTCGTCTGGTACAAGGTAACGGTGGACAGCTTGGAGAGCATACATAACCACAACGCCTTCGCTTGCGTCGAGAAGGGTTGGCTGACGTGA
- the folP gene encoding dihydropteroate synthase: protein MILPVTASALEEELKRIGVHPGSLPIFRARSAIKPLKLYNVRTPAANIMKQELLGAGADCAIHRDCVSGRTENTDMLLLGTLKEYREVLRKIAPMPFFGLPEIADELKACIERPRPGTRLADGRPLDYSRVLIMGIVNVTGDSFYAASRARSAAEAAAAAGRMLEEGADIIDVGAESTRPGSLPASPEEELERLVSAIRAIKKDFPHSVVSADTYRVAAARAAIDEGADIVNDITGAASPEMILLVAGRGVPIIITHMRGVPKTMQDSPAYNDVVREVCEFLDGRGAALKQAGAGREKIIVDPGIGFGKTTANNLELLRRLGEFTGLGYPVLLAASRKTVIGETLGALLPEERLEGTIALSCQAVVAGANIVRVHDVKENAKAIRMLEAVR, encoded by the coding sequence GTGATATTGCCGGTAACCGCCTCCGCGCTGGAAGAAGAACTGAAGAGAATCGGCGTGCATCCGGGCAGCCTGCCGATTTTTCGCGCGCGCTCGGCCATAAAGCCTTTAAAGCTTTACAACGTAAGGACGCCCGCCGCCAACATTATGAAACAGGAACTTTTGGGGGCGGGGGCGGACTGCGCCATACACCGCGATTGCGTAAGCGGCCGGACGGAAAATACGGACATGCTGCTTTTGGGCACTTTGAAAGAATATCGGGAAGTTTTGCGCAAAATCGCGCCCATGCCGTTTTTCGGCCTGCCGGAAATAGCGGACGAACTTAAAGCTTGCATAGAAAGGCCAAGGCCCGGGACGCGCCTGGCGGACGGGCGCCCGCTTGATTACAGCCGCGTCCTGATAATGGGCATTGTCAATGTTACCGGCGATTCTTTTTACGCCGCGTCGCGGGCGCGCAGCGCCGCCGAGGCCGCCGCCGCCGCCGGGCGCATGTTGGAGGAAGGGGCGGACATAATCGATGTCGGCGCGGAATCCACCCGCCCCGGCTCTTTGCCGGCAAGCCCGGAGGAAGAATTGGAAAGGCTGGTTTCCGCCATACGGGCGATCAAAAAGGATTTCCCCCACAGCGTCGTGTCCGCGGACACTTATCGGGTCGCTGCCGCTCGCGCCGCCATAGACGAAGGCGCCGATATCGTCAACGACATAACGGGCGCGGCCAGCCCGGAGATGATCCTGCTCGTCGCTGGGCGCGGCGTGCCGATCATTATCACGCACATGCGGGGGGTGCCGAAAACCATGCAGGATAGCCCGGCCTATAACGATGTCGTCCGCGAGGTCTGCGAGTTTTTGGACGGGCGCGGCGCGGCGCTCAAGCAAGCCGGCGCGGGACGGGAAAAAATAATCGTCGATCCCGGCATCGGGTTTGGCAAAACAACCGCAAACAATCTTGAGCTTTTGCGTCGGCTGGGCGAGTTTACCGGCTTGGGCTACCCGGTTTTGCTCGCCGCTTCGCGCAAGACGGTCATAGGCGAAACGTTGGGCGCGCTTTTGCCCGAGGAGCGGCTGGAAGGGACTATCGCCCTTAGCTGCCAGGCGGTGGTGGCGGGCGCCAATATAGTGCGGGTACACGACGTGAAAGAAAACGCCAAAGCCATCAGGATGCTGGAGGCGGTGCGCTGA
- the folK gene encoding 2-amino-4-hydroxy-6-hydroxymethyldihydropteridine diphosphokinase, translating to MAVAYIGCGSNLGEREGQIRDALKRMGAWGIKVEKVSSFVESAPYGPIVQPDFVNAACLALTDLSPRELLAALKSIEREMGRLPAARWGPRNIDLDILLYDKITLNDDDLVIPHKDLPNRRFALLPLIQLAGDDFIHPVSGLSLRRLLAALETKGK from the coding sequence ATGGCCGTGGCGTATATAGGCTGCGGCTCCAATCTTGGCGAACGGGAGGGGCAGATAAGGGACGCGCTCAAACGAATGGGCGCTTGGGGCATAAAGGTGGAAAAAGTATCCTCATTTGTAGAGAGCGCGCCTTACGGACCCATTGTTCAGCCTGATTTTGTCAACGCCGCCTGCCTGGCCTTGACCGATCTGTCTCCCAGGGAGCTGCTTGCGGCACTCAAAAGCATAGAACGGGAGATGGGCCGCCTGCCCGCCGCGCGTTGGGGGCCGCGCAACATAGACCTTGACATTTTGCTGTATGATAAAATAACATTAAATGACGACGATCTTGTCATCCCGCACAAAGATCTGCCGAACAGACGCTTCGCGCTGCTGCCGCTTATCCAGCTGGCGGGGGACGATTTCATCCATCCCGTCAGCGGCCTTTCCCTTCGGCGGCTTCTGGCGGCTCTCGAAACGAAGGGAAAATAA
- a CDS encoding ATP-binding protein produces MNSLQSLKKLLVYRNILSDPLLLAMMDAESGDSCETAGRLVAKAEEIGLSGDIVKEYIIYLLNSVESVFSRTAEHADGKIGDGLLAAAEHDVKILRGLFRQDMEMFCWPLLKNYRPTIPGQSKSRQGIRKFFLPDGNMTDADAVRGLRRHYRHYGYGALADYMAFKWDEKGQKLVGVNSCDNITFDGLIGYGRQKKELIDNTEAFLKGLPANNVLLFGERGAGKSSSVKALINKFFDDGLRLVEIPRSQFAQLPAVMGGLKNWGKKFILYLDDLSFEEFEVEYKQLKSIIDGGIEAKPDNVLIYATSNRRNIVKEVWADNEGDELHRSDTINEKVSLADRFGVKIFFPSPDQRAYFEIIAALAARAGLDIGEDELRREAVKWEMSHTGRSGRIASQLIAYLGGRREAKAGDN; encoded by the coding sequence TTGAACTCTCTGCAATCGCTGAAAAAACTGCTGGTTTACAGAAACATCCTGTCCGATCCCTTGCTGCTGGCCATGATGGACGCCGAGAGCGGCGACAGTTGCGAAACCGCCGGGCGGCTTGTCGCCAAAGCCGAAGAAATCGGCTTGTCCGGAGATATTGTCAAGGAATATATCATCTACCTGCTCAACAGCGTAGAAAGCGTGTTCAGCCGGACGGCCGAACACGCGGACGGCAAAATAGGGGATGGGTTGCTGGCGGCGGCGGAACACGACGTTAAAATACTGCGCGGGCTTTTTCGGCAGGATATGGAAATGTTTTGCTGGCCGCTCTTGAAAAATTACCGGCCGACAATCCCCGGACAAAGCAAATCCAGGCAGGGCATCCGCAAATTCTTCCTGCCTGACGGCAACATGACCGACGCCGACGCCGTCCGCGGCCTGCGCCGCCATTACCGGCATTACGGCTACGGCGCCTTGGCCGACTATATGGCCTTCAAATGGGACGAGAAAGGACAAAAGCTGGTAGGCGTCAATAGCTGCGATAACATTACTTTTGACGGTCTTATCGGCTACGGCCGCCAGAAAAAGGAACTTATCGACAATACGGAGGCCTTTTTGAAGGGGCTGCCCGCCAACAACGTACTGCTTTTCGGCGAACGCGGTGCCGGCAAGTCCTCTTCCGTCAAGGCGCTCATAAACAAATTCTTCGACGACGGGCTGCGCCTCGTGGAGATACCCCGGTCTCAGTTCGCGCAGCTGCCGGCCGTCATGGGCGGCCTGAAAAACTGGGGCAAAAAATTCATACTTTATTTGGACGACTTGTCCTTTGAAGAATTTGAAGTGGAATACAAGCAACTCAAATCAATCATCGACGGCGGCATAGAAGCCAAGCCGGACAACGTGTTGATTTACGCCACCTCCAACCGGCGCAACATCGTCAAAGAAGTCTGGGCGGACAACGAAGGGGACGAATTGCACCGTTCCGACACCATAAACGAAAAAGTGTCGCTTGCCGACCGGTTTGGCGTCAAGATATTTTTCCCTTCGCCCGACCAGAGAGCCTACTTTGAAATAATTGCCGCCTTGGCGGCTCGCGCCGGGCTGGACATTGGCGAAGACGAGCTGCGGCGGGAAGCCGTGAAATGGGAAATGTCGCATACGGGGCGTTCCGGGCGGATCGCCAGCCAGCTCATCGCCTACCTCGGTGGGCGGCGCGAGGCAAAGGCGGGCGATAACTGA
- a CDS encoding exopolyphosphatase: MRLVTRSDFDGLVCGMLLKEKGIIESWKFVHPKDLQDGLFDATDDDVLANVPYVKGCGLWFDHHVSESERVGWRPEVDGMSRLAPSAARIIYDYYGGKDEFPPHFSDLVMAADKVDDGNLTAEEILNPTGWVLLGFISDPRTGLGRFRNFRISNLQLMEELINHCRKMTIDEILSHPDVKERVTLYHEQAPLFKDMLLKRTRIEGNVIVTDLRDVSPIYAGNRFMIYSLFPQQNISCWVVDGRAKINVSIACGYSVLNRSAKTNVGKLMLQYGGGGHERVGTCQVDCEDADRVLREIVATLRKNG, from the coding sequence ATGCGTTTAGTCACCCGTTCAGATTTCGATGGCCTCGTTTGCGGCATGTTGCTGAAAGAAAAAGGGATCATTGAAAGTTGGAAGTTTGTCCATCCCAAAGATTTGCAGGACGGTTTGTTTGACGCCACGGACGATGACGTCTTGGCTAACGTGCCTTATGTGAAAGGCTGCGGCTTGTGGTTTGACCACCACGTCAGCGAATCGGAACGGGTGGGCTGGCGGCCCGAAGTGGATGGAATGTCGCGCCTGGCGCCTTCCGCCGCCCGCATCATATACGACTATTACGGCGGCAAAGATGAATTCCCGCCGCATTTCAGCGATCTGGTCATGGCCGCGGACAAGGTTGACGACGGCAACCTCACCGCCGAAGAAATACTAAACCCCACCGGCTGGGTGCTGCTCGGGTTTATTTCCGACCCGCGCACCGGGCTCGGGCGTTTCCGTAATTTCCGCATCAGCAACCTGCAGCTTATGGAGGAACTGATCAACCATTGCCGCAAGATGACCATTGATGAGATACTTTCGCACCCGGACGTAAAGGAAAGGGTAACCCTTTATCATGAGCAGGCGCCCCTTTTCAAGGACATGCTGCTCAAGCGCACGCGCATAGAGGGCAATGTCATAGTTACCGACCTAAGAGACGTGTCGCCTATTTACGCGGGCAATCGTTTCATGATCTACAGCCTCTTTCCGCAACAGAACATTTCCTGCTGGGTAGTCGACGGGCGCGCTAAAATCAACGTATCGATCGCCTGCGGCTACAGCGTGCTCAACCGCAGCGCCAAGACCAACGTCGGCAAGCTTATGCTTCAATACGGCGGCGGCGGCCATGAGCGCGTCGGCACCTGTCAGGTAGACTGCGAGGACGCCGACAGGGTGCTTAGGGAGATAGTCGCCACGCTGAGGAAAAACGGCTGA
- the rlmD gene encoding 23S rRNA (uracil(1939)-C(5))-methyltransferase RlmD: MTKQYTKPCQSGEEHSVAITGIGGDGEGIGRIAGFTVFVEGALPGEIVRARVRFVKKTYAAAELVSIDKASPERVLPACPLFGRCGGCQLQHLSYQAQLRAKRVKIADALERIARLAAPNVLPALSCADPWRYRNKMLFPVGGEPGRAVIGCYARASHQVVDVRDCLIQQQANNQIAAATRAWMNKYNIVPYDEAAGTGLLRHVMGRTGGASGEVMAALVVGDENIPCLPELLRDLREAVPQITSVSAIVKKDRGNAALCGKEHCLWGKPQITGRLNGFSFNISAKSFFQVNSLLAGALYAAAADMAQLSGGETVIEAYSGTGSGSVYIARAAKNLIGVELSADAVSDARENAEINGLKNVRFIAGDVSDELTRLAGQGARPDVVFADPPRAGLSRKALEGIIKLNPRVVIYTSCNPFTLARDVALLAGKYRAEEFLPVDMFPMTAHIECVGKLVRAGG; this comes from the coding sequence ATGACCAAACAATATACAAAGCCTTGTCAATCGGGTGAGGAACACAGCGTAGCCATTACGGGCATCGGCGGCGACGGCGAGGGGATCGGCCGTATCGCGGGGTTTACGGTTTTTGTGGAAGGGGCTTTGCCGGGCGAAATTGTCCGGGCGCGCGTACGTTTTGTCAAAAAAACTTACGCCGCCGCGGAGCTTGTTTCTATTGACAAAGCGTCTCCTGAACGCGTCCTTCCGGCTTGCCCCCTGTTCGGGCGCTGCGGCGGCTGCCAGTTGCAGCATTTAAGTTATCAGGCGCAGCTTCGCGCAAAACGCGTGAAGATAGCGGACGCGCTGGAGCGGATCGCGCGCCTTGCCGCCCCTAACGTATTGCCCGCGCTCTCTTGCGCCGATCCCTGGCGCTACCGCAATAAAATGCTTTTCCCCGTGGGCGGGGAACCGGGGCGCGCCGTTATCGGCTGTTACGCGCGCGCTTCCCATCAAGTGGTGGACGTCCGGGATTGCCTCATTCAACAGCAGGCCAACAATCAAATCGCCGCCGCAACGCGCGCCTGGATGAACAAATACAACATAGTGCCTTACGACGAGGCGGCCGGCACTGGCCTTTTGCGCCATGTCATGGGACGGACGGGCGGCGCTTCCGGCGAAGTCATGGCGGCGCTTGTCGTCGGGGACGAAAACATCCCCTGCCTGCCTGAGCTTTTGCGGGATCTGCGTGAAGCGGTGCCGCAAATAACGAGCGTGTCCGCGATCGTCAAAAAAGACCGGGGGAACGCCGCGCTTTGCGGCAAGGAACATTGCCTTTGGGGCAAGCCGCAAATAACGGGCCGGCTGAACGGATTTTCCTTCAATATCTCCGCAAAATCTTTTTTTCAGGTCAACAGCCTCCTGGCGGGCGCGCTTTACGCCGCCGCGGCGGACATGGCGCAGCTTTCCGGCGGCGAAACGGTAATTGAGGCTTACTCGGGCACGGGCAGCGGCAGCGTTTATATCGCCCGGGCCGCCAAAAACCTTATCGGGGTGGAGCTGTCCGCCGACGCCGTCAGCGATGCGCGGGAAAACGCCGAGATAAACGGACTCAAAAATGTCCGCTTTATCGCCGGCGACGTGTCGGACGAATTGACGAGGCTCGCCGGGCAAGGGGCCAGGCCGGACGTTGTGTTCGCTGACCCGCCGAGGGCCGGGCTGAGCCGCAAAGCGTTGGAGGGCATCATAAAGCTGAACCCGCGCGTCGTCATTTACACGTCCTGCAATCCTTTCACGCTTGCCCGCGACGTGGCCCTGCTCGCCGGCAAATACCGGGCGGAGGAATTCTTGCCTGTCGATATGTTCCCCATGACCGCGCATATAGAATGTGTCGGCAAACTGGTTCGCGCCGGCGGATGA
- a CDS encoding methyl-accepting chemotaxis protein yields MSNLKTRAKVLILVAFALLVAIALGGTGKYYMDKNIAQNAYQYKNYTDPLIRLSSLKSAVWLAHATVLEMALAHNPQKIRALDQNLQKAHDIAAKSFKQYELSEIVEESEAKLRQKVVETRAKYAEANAKAYEIARSSEDAIGKFNDYLERELAGKFRLYTDAIDDLLVFLEAGNIQAMKESAADDAVSVRIIMAVILFGSVILVAFGFYMSGAITKVLAAVTAAALSMADNDLSKRLPPELEKRRDEFGDLARALNQMQKNLVGAVQSLSGIAENIAASSEELNANAEQTANSSSDVASSTSKIMQATERSLKSITDTGHLIEATAANIRQVAETSNAVAQTAGKTARTAHDGRGNVESAVASIGAVGGGTAKITGAVNDLQESSHKISEIVEMITNIASQTNLLALNAAIEAARAGEHGRGFAVVAEEVRKLAEESGKAAHEIDELIAKNTHSIQHTVSLMDGQKSLVGQGVEKVNGSGQAFVEIASLVDSLSGQIQDISASVQKMAADSERVVNATHDISDGANTILNEITNVSSAAEEQAASTQEIASSSQMLAKMAEDLTVLASKFKY; encoded by the coding sequence ATGTCAAATTTGAAGACGCGCGCCAAGGTTCTCATACTTGTCGCGTTCGCGCTTCTTGTCGCGATCGCCCTCGGCGGCACGGGCAAATATTACATGGACAAAAACATCGCCCAAAACGCCTATCAGTACAAAAATTACACCGACCCGCTTATCCGCCTCAGCAGTTTGAAAAGCGCCGTCTGGCTCGCTCACGCTACCGTGCTGGAAATGGCTCTGGCCCACAATCCGCAGAAAATTCGGGCGCTTGACCAAAATTTGCAAAAAGCCCACGATATCGCCGCCAAATCATTTAAGCAATATGAGCTTTCAGAAATTGTCGAAGAGTCCGAGGCCAAGCTGCGCCAAAAAGTGGTGGAAACTCGCGCCAAGTACGCCGAAGCGAACGCGAAAGCGTATGAAATTGCCCGTTCGTCCGAAGATGCCATCGGCAAGTTCAACGATTACCTCGAAAGGGAACTTGCCGGCAAATTCCGCCTTTATACGGACGCAATTGACGACCTGTTGGTTTTTCTGGAAGCCGGCAACATACAGGCCATGAAGGAGAGCGCCGCTGACGATGCGGTTTCCGTCAGGATAATTATGGCGGTCATCTTGTTCGGGTCCGTTATTTTAGTGGCGTTCGGGTTTTATATGTCCGGCGCCATCACCAAGGTTCTGGCCGCCGTTACCGCCGCCGCCCTTTCCATGGCGGACAACGACTTGAGCAAGCGGCTGCCGCCGGAGCTGGAAAAGCGACGCGACGAATTTGGCGATTTGGCCCGCGCGCTCAACCAAATGCAGAAAAACCTCGTTGGCGCGGTTCAGAGCCTCAGCGGCATAGCCGAAAACATCGCCGCCTCCAGCGAGGAGCTGAACGCCAACGCCGAACAGACGGCCAACTCTTCCAGCGACGTGGCCAGTTCTACTTCTAAAATAATGCAAGCCACCGAACGCTCGCTCAAGTCAATAACCGACACCGGCCATCTCATTGAGGCCACCGCCGCCAATATCCGGCAGGTGGCCGAGACGTCCAACGCCGTTGCCCAGACCGCCGGCAAAACCGCGCGGACGGCGCATGACGGCCGCGGCAACGTTGAGTCCGCCGTCGCCAGTATAGGCGCCGTCGGCGGCGGCACGGCCAAAATTACCGGGGCGGTAAACGATCTTCAGGAAAGTTCGCATAAAATAAGCGAAATAGTTGAAATGATCACGAACATAGCAAGCCAGACCAATCTCCTGGCCTTGAACGCCGCCATCGAGGCGGCGCGCGCGGGCGAACACGGCAGGGGGTTTGCCGTCGTTGCCGAGGAAGTAAGGAAGCTGGCCGAGGAATCGGGCAAGGCGGCCCATGAAATTGACGAGCTTATAGCCAAGAACACCCACAGCATCCAGCATACGGTCAGCCTCATGGACGGGCAGAAAAGCCTCGTCGGGCAGGGCGTGGAAAAGGTCAACGGATCCGGGCAAGCTTTTGTCGAGATCGCATCCCTGGTCGATTCTTTAAGCGGCCAAATCCAAGATATCAGCGCTTCTGTGCAGAAAATGGCGGCAGACAGCGAGCGTGTAGTCAACGCCACGCACGACATCAGCGATGGCGCCAACACCATACTCAACGAAATAACCAATGTGTCTTCGGCGGCCGAGGAACAGGCGGCTTCCACGCAGGAGATCGCGTCTTCCAGCCAAATGCTGGCCAAAATGGCCGAAGACCTTACCGTGCTGGCCTCCAAATTCAAATATTGA
- a CDS encoding nitroreductase family protein — MQNKIRYLLIVGFAACIAGVMACQPYAAKNTAAAEKRISLPAPEKTGGKTIMEALWLRKSTRSFSERPIARQDLSNLLWAAWGINRAKGGYRTVPTGMNRQDAELYVALEGGVWRYNAASHDLELALELPDVRTRMGGAPVTLLYAAPAGNEFSGLHIGSMYQSAALYCASAGIGNVVKRDRADALNGLLSLPAGYKIFIIQLVGMPQ; from the coding sequence ATGCAAAACAAAATCCGTTACTTGCTGATCGTGGGTTTCGCGGCGTGTATCGCGGGCGTCATGGCCTGTCAGCCCTATGCCGCGAAAAACACTGCGGCGGCGGAAAAAAGAATTTCCCTGCCCGCGCCGGAAAAAACCGGCGGCAAAACGATAATGGAAGCGCTATGGCTGCGTAAAAGCACCAGGTCTTTCAGCGAGCGGCCCATTGCGCGGCAGGATCTGTCCAACCTTCTTTGGGCGGCCTGGGGGATCAACCGCGCAAAAGGGGGCTATCGCACTGTGCCTACGGGCATGAACAGACAAGACGCCGAGCTTTACGTAGCGCTCGAGGGCGGCGTCTGGCGCTACAACGCCGCGTCCCATGATCTTGAGCTGGCGCTGGAACTGCCGGACGTCCGCACGCGCATGGGGGGAGCGCCGGTAACTTTGTTGTACGCGGCGCCCGCCGGCAATGAGTTCTCCGGGCTGCATATCGGCAGCATGTACCAAAGCGCCGCCCTTTACTGCGCATCGGCCGGGATCGGCAACGTCGTGAAAAGGGACCGCGCGGACGCGCTGAACGGCCTGCTCAGCCTGCCGGCCGGTTATAAAATATTTATCATCCAGCTCGTCGGCATGCCCCAATAA